The region GCGTTCAGTGTGCCGCCCATCGCCTCGGCGAAGCCGCGGGCGACCGCGAGGCCGAGGCCGACGCCCGCGCCGCGGGGAGCGTCGCCGTAGCGCTGGAAGGGCGCGAAAATTCGGTCCTTGGCCTCGTCCGGGACGCCGGGGCCGCGATCCACCACCCGTACCTCCACCCGGTTCGCCATGGCGCTCGCGGACACCAGGACCGGTTCGTCGGCGGGGCTGTACTTGACGGCGTTCTCGACGAGGTTGGCGACCGAGCGTTCCAGCAGACCGGGGTCGACGGCGACCATGGGCAGTGTCTCGGGGATGTCCAGCTCGGCACTGCCCTCGGGTACGCCGCCCAGCGCCATCGGGACCACCTCGTCGAGGTCGATCTCGCGGATCAGCGGGGTGACCGTGCCGGTCTGCAGGCGGGACATGTCGAGCAGGTTGCCCACCAGGTGGTCGAGCCGGTCGGCGCCCTCCTCGATCGCCTCCAGGAGCTCCGCCTGGTCCTCCTCCGACCAGGCCACGTCGTCGGACCGCAGCGAGGACACGGCGGCCTTGATCGCGGCCAGCGGGGTACGCAGGTCGTGGCTGACGGCGGCGAGCAGCGCGGTACGGATGCGGTTGCCCTCGGCCAGCTCCTTGGCCTGGTCGGCCTCGTGCTGGAGGCGCTGGCGGTCCAGGACGACTGCGGCCTGGGCGGCGAAGGCGGCGAGCACCCGGCGGTCGGAGGCGGGCAGCACGCGTCCGGAGAGCGCGAGCGCCATGTGGTCGCCGACCGGCATGTCCACGTCCGCGTCCTCGGGGCGCTTCGGTGACTGGGGGCCCACGCTGCCCGCGCACGTCCACGGGTCGACCTCGCCGGCTCGCTCCAGCAGGGCGACCGACTCCATGCCGAAGGTCTCCCGGACCCGTTCCAGCAGGGCCTCCAGGCTGGTCTCGCCGCGCAGCACACTGCCCGCGAGGAAGGAGAGGATCTCCGACTCGGCGCGCAGCCGGGCCGCCTGGTGCGTACGCCGGGCGGCGAGGTCCACGACGGAGGCCACCGACACCGCGACCCCGACGAAGATCGCGATGGCGACGATGTTCTTCGGGTCGGCGATCGTCAGCCGGTGCAGCGGCGGCGTGTAGTAGTAGTTCAGCAGCAGCGAGCCGAAGGCCGCCGAGGCAAGGGCCGGGAAGAGTCCGCCGAGCAGCGCCGCCGCGACCGTCACCGTCAGGAACAGCAGCATGTCGTTGGCGAGGCCGAGGTCGATGGTGTTCAGCAGCAGAGCCAGCACCACCGGGCCGCCCACGCCGACCAGCCAGCCCCAGATGATCCGGGAGCGGCCGAGCCGCGCGCCCCGGGCGACCGGCAGTCCGCGTCCCTTGGCGACCTCGTCGTGGGTGACGATGTGGACGTCCAGGTCGGGACCCGACTCGCGGGCGACGGTGGCACCGACGCCGGGCCCGAAGACGTACTGCCAGGTCTTGCGGCGCGAGGAGCCGAGCACGATCTGGGTGGCGTTCACCCCGCGCGCGAAGTCGAGCAGCGCGACCGGTATGTCGTCCCCGACGACATGGTGGAAGGTGCCGCCGAGGTCCTCGGCCAGGGTGCGCTGGACGGCGAGTTCCTTGGGCGAGGCGGAGGTCAGTCCGTCGCTGCGGGCTATGTAGACGGCCATGACCTCGCCGCCCGCGCCCTTCTCCGCGAGCCGGGCGGCCCGGCGGATCAGCGTGCGCCCCTCGGGACCCCCGGTCAGCCCGACCACGATCCGCTCGCGCGACCCCCAGATCTTCGAGACCCGGTGCTCGCTGCGGTACTCGGTCAGGTACTCGTCGACCCGGTCGGCCACCCACAGCAGGGCGAGTTCACGCAGGGCGGTGAGGTTGCCGGGCCGGAAGTAGTTGGACAGGGCCGCGTCGACCTTGTCGGACTTGTAGATGTTGCCGTGCGCCATACGGCGACGCAGCGCCTGGGGCGACATGTCGACCAGTTCGATCTGGTCGGCCCGCCGTACAACCTCGTCGGGTACGGTCTCGCGCTGCCGTACGCCCGTGATGGACTCCACGACGTCACCCAGCGACTCAAGGTGCTGGATGTTGACGGTGGAGACGACATCGATCCCGGCGGCGAGGAGTTCCTCGACGTCCTGCCAGCGCTTGGCGTTGCGGGAGCCGGGGACATTGGTGTGCGCGAGTTCGTCCACCAGGGCGACGGCCGGGGCGCGGAGCAGTACGGCGTCCACGTCCATCTCGGTGAAGACGGAGCCCCGGTAGTCGAGCTGTTTGCGCGGAACCTGCTCCAGGCCGTGCAGCATCACCTCGGTGCGCGGCCGGTTGTGGTGCTGTACGAAGGCGACGACACAGTCGGTGCCCCGCTCCACGCGGCGGTGCGCCTCGGAGAGCATCGCGTACGTCTTGCCGACCCCCGGTGCCGCACCGAGGTAGATCCGAAGCTTGCCGCGTCCCATGGCCCCATTGTCTTCCTGTCACCGCTGTATACGCAGCGTCGACCTTACGGCCAACAATCTCGACAAATGGGGTGGGGAGTCGGCCGACGGCCGTCTTTGACGCAACCCTGATGCGCCGGTCGGCACAACCCTGATGCGCTGGTCCGGGCCCTGTTGGGCCCGGCGGTCGGCTCAGTGCTCGACGATTCCTCCGTCGCGCAGCTCCAGGATCCGATCGGCCGGGTCGAGCGGGGTCGCCCTGGAGGGGGCGATCAGGGCCGTCACCTGTTCGCCGCGGACGATCACGTGCAGCAGCTCCATCAGGGCACGGCCGGTCCCGGGGTCGAGCCCGGCCGCGAACTCGTCGGCGACGAGGAGCGCGGGTTCGCCCGCGAGGGCGCGCGCAATCGCCACGCGCTGTTGCTGCCCGCCGGTGAGCTCCCCGGGCCGGCGCGCCGCGTGGTCGGTGAGCCCGACGAGCGAGAGCAGCCGTGCGATCCGCTCCTCGCGCACGTGCTGCGCGACCCCGCGCAGCCGCAGCGGCACACCGACGTTCTCGGCGACCGTGAGCAGCGGGATGAGCCCGAGGGGCTGGAAGACGAAGCCGATCCGGTCCCGGCGCAGTTCCAGCAGGCCGTCCTCGCCGAGCCTGTCCAGTGCGAGCCCGTCAACGGTGATCCGCCCCGCGTCCGGTTCGTCGAGCCCGCCGACCATGTTGAGAAGCGTGGTCCTGCCGGACCCGGGGCAGCCGGTGAGGGCGACGAGTTCGCCGCGTGGCACATCGAAGGAGACGCCGCGCAGGGCGGGTACGACGGCGGCTCCACCGCCGTACCAGCGATGCACGTTCTCGACGCGCACCATGGTCTTCGTGGCGACCTCGACCTGGCTCATGTCCCTCCCCGGTCAGCCGGGCGATTCCCTCCCCCGCCGTTCGGGTGCCCCGGTGTCGCCACCGGGGCGCCCGGCCGGAGAGGGCGTCAGTTGGGGTTGTCCCCGTCGGTGAGAGTCTCCCAGGCGACGAAGAGGTTGTTACTGCCGGACGGCCGGTTCTGCTCGGTCAGCTTCTGGGTGTTGGTCATGGCGATGCCCAGGCGGTTGTGCAGGGCGTTGTAGCCGGTCTCGGTCACGGGACCCAGCCCGAGGGTGAGGGAACCGCCGCACAGCCAGCTCGGCACCGCCTCGCCCAGCTGGTACTTCGCCTGGAATCCGAGCGCCTGCCGCAGCCGCTCGCCGACGTCGGTGCCGTACAGGTCCTCGCCCTGGATCCGGCTGGTCTCGGCGATGTGCGAGATGGCCGAGATGCCGTACCCGGTGTGCGTGAAGTCGCGGCAGGTCTCCTGAGTGAGCCCGGTGACGAAGGTGGACTGCCCCTGCCAGTAGTTGACGATCTTCGCGGTGGTGTCGAGGTTCTGGCTCGGCACGGTCTTGGGCAGCGCGCCGTCGGAGGAGAGATAGACGTACGCGGCCGTACGGGTCCGGAACTTCGCCATGGCCTTGTCGTACGACGTCCGGTCCTCGAGGAAGACGGAGATGCCGACGGCGGCCTCCATCATCGACAGTTCCCAGTTCCCGTTGGAGTTCGAGCCGTTGATGACCTCGGGGAGGTAGACGGTGCGCAGCATGGTCGCGAAGCGGCCGGAGTTGGCCCAGGTGCCGGTGTAGGTGTACTTGATGAGCTCGGCGGCCTTGGGCCAGGAGGAGCCGGCCCAGCCGGTCTGCAGGGGCGCGTTGCTGTTGGTGTGCTCCTTGATCACGGCCGACCAGGCGTCCATCAGGGCGATGGACTTCTGCGCGTACCGGTCGTCGCGGGTGATGTACCAGGCGAGGGCGTCGGTGTACGCGGCTATCGCGTCCTCGCGCTCGTCCGTGCAGCCGTTGTTGGGGTTGGAGTAGGAGCCGCACTCCACGGTCGCGCGGGGCTTCGGGACGCGGTTCAGGTCGGCGTACTTGCTCGCCATCATCTGGTCGTACGCGGCCTTCCAGGGCTGGGCCCCGGCGTTGACCTTGGTGCGGGCGAAGTCCAGCTGGCTCCTGGAGACCGTGACTCCGGGGTGCGCGAAGGTCACGGGGGCGGCGTCGGCCTGTCGGGCGGCGGGCCAGGCGAGGGCGCCCGCGACGAGGGCGGTGACGGTGGCGAGGAGTGCGGTACGGCGCATGGTGGGGGGCCATCCGTTCTCGTATGTGAACGATGAACGCCTGTATGAACATAGGCGTTGGGCCGAGACCATAGGTACAGACCAACTGTCCGTCAAGGGATTGCACACGCGAAAGGGCCGCACCCGTCGAGGGGTGCGGCCCTTTGAAGCCGTATGGCCGTTCTGCCCTCGGAGCGTCCGCCGGCCAGGCCCTAGCGGACCTCGGTGATCTCCGGTCCGCGCTGCAGCTGTCCCATGCCTCCGGAGAAGCGGGAACCGCTCTGCTCCTCCTGCTGGACACCCTCGGGCACCATCTGCGCGTCGTTCGGCAGCTTCAGGACGATCGGGTCGCGCGGGGCCATCGGACCCTCACCGCGTACGACGA is a window of Streptomyces mirabilis DNA encoding:
- a CDS encoding sensor histidine kinase; translated protein: MGRGKLRIYLGAAPGVGKTYAMLSEAHRRVERGTDCVVAFVQHHNRPRTEVMLHGLEQVPRKQLDYRGSVFTEMDVDAVLLRAPAVALVDELAHTNVPGSRNAKRWQDVEELLAAGIDVVSTVNIQHLESLGDVVESITGVRQRETVPDEVVRRADQIELVDMSPQALRRRMAHGNIYKSDKVDAALSNYFRPGNLTALRELALLWVADRVDEYLTEYRSEHRVSKIWGSRERIVVGLTGGPEGRTLIRRAARLAEKGAGGEVMAVYIARSDGLTSASPKELAVQRTLAEDLGGTFHHVVGDDIPVALLDFARGVNATQIVLGSSRRKTWQYVFGPGVGATVARESGPDLDVHIVTHDEVAKGRGLPVARGARLGRSRIIWGWLVGVGGPVVLALLLNTIDLGLANDMLLFLTVTVAAALLGGLFPALASAAFGSLLLNYYYTPPLHRLTIADPKNIVAIAIFVGVAVSVASVVDLAARRTHQAARLRAESEILSFLAGSVLRGETSLEALLERVRETFGMESVALLERAGEVDPWTCAGSVGPQSPKRPEDADVDMPVGDHMALALSGRVLPASDRRVLAAFAAQAAVVLDRQRLQHEADQAKELAEGNRIRTALLAAVSHDLRTPLAAIKAAVSSLRSDDVAWSEEDQAELLEAIEEGADRLDHLVGNLLDMSRLQTGTVTPLIREIDLDEVVPMALGGVPEGSAELDIPETLPMVAVDPGLLERSVANLVENAVKYSPADEPVLVSASAMANRVEVRVVDRGPGVPDEAKDRIFAPFQRYGDAPRGAGVGLGLAVARGFAEAMGGTLNAEDTPGGGLTMVLTVRAVDRLPDLATATAERQAS
- a CDS encoding ABC transporter ATP-binding protein, with translation MSQVEVATKTMVRVENVHRWYGGGAAVVPALRGVSFDVPRGELVALTGCPGSGRTTLLNMVGGLDEPDAGRITVDGLALDRLGEDGLLELRRDRIGFVFQPLGLIPLLTVAENVGVPLRLRGVAQHVREERIARLLSLVGLTDHAARRPGELTGGQQQRVAIARALAGEPALLVADEFAAGLDPGTGRALMELLHVIVRGEQVTALIAPSRATPLDPADRILELRDGGIVEH
- a CDS encoding alginate lyase family protein; translated protein: MRRTALLATVTALVAGALAWPAARQADAAPVTFAHPGVTVSRSQLDFARTKVNAGAQPWKAAYDQMMASKYADLNRVPKPRATVECGSYSNPNNGCTDEREDAIAAYTDALAWYITRDDRYAQKSIALMDAWSAVIKEHTNSNAPLQTGWAGSSWPKAAELIKYTYTGTWANSGRFATMLRTVYLPEVINGSNSNGNWELSMMEAAVGISVFLEDRTSYDKAMAKFRTRTAAYVYLSSDGALPKTVPSQNLDTTAKIVNYWQGQSTFVTGLTQETCRDFTHTGYGISAISHIAETSRIQGEDLYGTDVGERLRQALGFQAKYQLGEAVPSWLCGGSLTLGLGPVTETGYNALHNRLGIAMTNTQKLTEQNRPSGSNNLFVAWETLTDGDNPN